Proteins co-encoded in one Malus sylvestris chromosome 7, drMalSylv7.2, whole genome shotgun sequence genomic window:
- the LOC126628665 gene encoding protein IQ-DOMAIN 3-like isoform X2 → MGRKGSWFSALKKALTPDPKEKKDQTHKSKKRWFGKYKNEDAVSSWAETAFIIPASAPTPAPPPPPPPPPKEDVKLAEAENAQNKHVYSVALATAAAAEAAVAAAQAAAEVVRLTAVPMPRYPGKSMQEVAAIKIQTAFRGHMARRALRALRGLVRLKSLLQGLSVKRQATTTLRCMQTLARVQSEIRARRIRMSEENQAFQRQLQQKQEKELEKIKKDSMGEDWDDSIQSKEQVEAKLQMKQEAAMRRERALAYSFSHQKMNSSKSAHPTFMDPSNPRWGWSWLERWMAARPWESRSTADFNDRASMRSAASRASMPVGEITKAYALRDKPSPRTPTALRSSRPASRQSPSTPFSRAPSSASVTGRTPRGNGWGGDEDSRSTLSIQSERFNRRHSIAGSSVRDDESLASSPSVPSYMTPTKSTKARSRLATPSSNQSEKNGTPSEMGSVTSAKKRLSFSASPAGPRRHSGPPRVDSSSIKGPPVHERKGSR, encoded by the exons ATGGGGAGGAAAGGGAGTTGGTTTTCTGCATTGAAGAAAGCCCTCACCCCTGatccaaaggaaaagaaagaccAG ACTCACAAGTCAAAGAAGAGATGGTTTGGGAAGTACAAGAATGAGGATGCGGTATCTTCCTGGGCAGAAACCGCATTTATTATCCCTGCCTCCGCCCCCACCCCcgcccctcctcctcctcctcccccgcctcccaaagaagatgtcaaattaGCTGAGGCTGAGAATGCACAGAACAAACATGTTTACTCTGTGGCACTTGCCACTGCCGCGGCTGCAGAGGCAGCTGTGGCTGCTGCTCAGGCTGCCGCGGAGGTTGTTCGCCTCACAGCTGTGCCCATGCCCCGTTACCCTGGAAAGTCGATGCAGGAGGTTGCAGCTATCAAGATTCAGACTGCATTCCGAGGGCACATG GCCAGAAGGGCGTTACGAGCTTTGAGGGGGTTGGTGAGGTTGAAATCATTGCTACAAGGCCTATCTGTTAAACGGCAAGCAACTACAACGTTAAGATGCATGCAGACTCTTGCTCGTGTGCAGTCTGAGATTCGTGCAAGGAGGATTAGAATGTCCGAGGAGAATCAGGCTTTTCAGAGACAGCTCcaacagaaacaagagaaggAGCTTGAGAAAATCAAAAAAGATTCT ATGGGAGAAGATTGGGATGATAGCATTCAATCCAAGGAACAGGTCGAGGCAAAGCTACAAATGAAACAAGAGGCTGCTATGAGACGAGAAAGGGCGTTGGCTTATTCATTCTCTCACCAG AAGATGAACTCTTCGAAATCTGCACACCCGACCTTTATGGATCCCAGCAATCCCCGCTGGGGTTGGAGTTGGTTAGAGAGATGGATGGCTGCAAGGCCGTGGGAGAGCCGAAGTACAGCAGACTTCAATGACCGGGCCTCCATGAGGAGTGCAGCAAGCCGTGCCTCCATGCCAGTGGGGGAAATCACCAAAGCTTATGCTCTTCGCGATAAGCCTTCTCCTAGGACCCCTACTGCCCTAAGATCAAGCAGGCCTGCCAGTCGCCAATCCCCTTCAACTCCTTTCTCCAGGGCACCATCGTCAGCATCAGTAACCGGGAGAACCCCAAGAGGAAATGGCTGGGGTGGAGACGAGGACTCCAGGAGCACACTCAGCATCCAGTCAGAGCGCTTCAATAGGAGGCATAGCATCGCAGGATCCTCTGTCAGAGATGATGAGAGCCTTGCAAGCTCGCCTTCAGTTCCAAGTTACATGACACCCACGAAATCAACAAAGGCCAGGTCGAGGTTGGCAACCCCAAGCTCAAACCAGTCAGAGAAGAACGGGACACCATCAGAGATGGGATCAGTGACGTCTGCAAAGAAGCGGCTGTCATTCTCTGCATCACCGGCTGGACCAAGGAGGCACTCCGGTCCTCCTAGGGTTGATTCTAGCTCCATTAAAGGCCCTCCAGTGCACGAGAGGAAAGGCAGCAGGTAG
- the LOC126628665 gene encoding protein IQ-DOMAIN 3-like isoform X3 — MGRKGSWFSALKKALTPDPKEKKDQKTHKSKKRWFGKYKNEDAVSSWAETAFIIPASAPTPAPPPPPPPPPKEDVKLAEAENAQNKHVYSVALATAAAAEAAVAAAQAAAEVVRLTAVPMPRYPGKSMQEVAAIKIQTAFRGHMARRALRALRGLVRLKSLLQGLSVKRQATTTLRCMQTLARVQSEIRARRIRMSEENQAFQRQLQQKQEKELEKIKKDSMGEDWDDSIQSKEQVEAKLQMKQEAAMRRERALAYSFSHQMNSSKSAHPTFMDPSNPRWGWSWLERWMAARPWESRSTADFNDRASMRSAASRASMPVGEITKAYALRDKPSPRTPTALRSSRPASRQSPSTPFSRAPSSASVTGRTPRGNGWGGDEDSRSTLSIQSERFNRRHSIAGSSVRDDESLASSPSVPSYMTPTKSTKARSRLATPSSNQSEKNGTPSEMGSVTSAKKRLSFSASPAGPRRHSGPPRVDSSSIKGPPVHERKGSR; from the exons ATGGGGAGGAAAGGGAGTTGGTTTTCTGCATTGAAGAAAGCCCTCACCCCTGatccaaaggaaaagaaagaccAG AAGACTCACAAGTCAAAGAAGAGATGGTTTGGGAAGTACAAGAATGAGGATGCGGTATCTTCCTGGGCAGAAACCGCATTTATTATCCCTGCCTCCGCCCCCACCCCcgcccctcctcctcctcctcccccgcctcccaaagaagatgtcaaattaGCTGAGGCTGAGAATGCACAGAACAAACATGTTTACTCTGTGGCACTTGCCACTGCCGCGGCTGCAGAGGCAGCTGTGGCTGCTGCTCAGGCTGCCGCGGAGGTTGTTCGCCTCACAGCTGTGCCCATGCCCCGTTACCCTGGAAAGTCGATGCAGGAGGTTGCAGCTATCAAGATTCAGACTGCATTCCGAGGGCACATG GCCAGAAGGGCGTTACGAGCTTTGAGGGGGTTGGTGAGGTTGAAATCATTGCTACAAGGCCTATCTGTTAAACGGCAAGCAACTACAACGTTAAGATGCATGCAGACTCTTGCTCGTGTGCAGTCTGAGATTCGTGCAAGGAGGATTAGAATGTCCGAGGAGAATCAGGCTTTTCAGAGACAGCTCcaacagaaacaagagaaggAGCTTGAGAAAATCAAAAAAGATTCT ATGGGAGAAGATTGGGATGATAGCATTCAATCCAAGGAACAGGTCGAGGCAAAGCTACAAATGAAACAAGAGGCTGCTATGAGACGAGAAAGGGCGTTGGCTTATTCATTCTCTCACCAG ATGAACTCTTCGAAATCTGCACACCCGACCTTTATGGATCCCAGCAATCCCCGCTGGGGTTGGAGTTGGTTAGAGAGATGGATGGCTGCAAGGCCGTGGGAGAGCCGAAGTACAGCAGACTTCAATGACCGGGCCTCCATGAGGAGTGCAGCAAGCCGTGCCTCCATGCCAGTGGGGGAAATCACCAAAGCTTATGCTCTTCGCGATAAGCCTTCTCCTAGGACCCCTACTGCCCTAAGATCAAGCAGGCCTGCCAGTCGCCAATCCCCTTCAACTCCTTTCTCCAGGGCACCATCGTCAGCATCAGTAACCGGGAGAACCCCAAGAGGAAATGGCTGGGGTGGAGACGAGGACTCCAGGAGCACACTCAGCATCCAGTCAGAGCGCTTCAATAGGAGGCATAGCATCGCAGGATCCTCTGTCAGAGATGATGAGAGCCTTGCAAGCTCGCCTTCAGTTCCAAGTTACATGACACCCACGAAATCAACAAAGGCCAGGTCGAGGTTGGCAACCCCAAGCTCAAACCAGTCAGAGAAGAACGGGACACCATCAGAGATGGGATCAGTGACGTCTGCAAAGAAGCGGCTGTCATTCTCTGCATCACCGGCTGGACCAAGGAGGCACTCCGGTCCTCCTAGGGTTGATTCTAGCTCCATTAAAGGCCCTCCAGTGCACGAGAGGAAAGGCAGCAGGTAG
- the LOC126628856 gene encoding uncharacterized protein LOC126628856, which yields MLMVLDVVGKSIVEILVIDKCDGSIVQLPSESTSSSCRTLDSMIVSSENDHLGKYGSYGVHNYMSCEWDNYIESEGQVFRGGCVDFRDKLKKFSVECGFDLKYLKNDKNRISAECSRKESDGCLWRVYASKCDINNFFVIRKLHNLHTCKGMIRKKKNKVVGRQFVASLIKDKVQSNPLIKPKEIISNLKQFYGLDIDYSTAYFGKQRAVFELNGDDVDAYKFLPWYVESARSSNPGSVFELEVVPESNRFLRLFIAYDAWIKGFMFCRPMLFIDGTFIKSKYKGTLLSCCAKNGNDEIFEVAYAIVDSETIANWRWFLAILSGILRPQGRVITFMSDRHDGILKSIREFFPECPHSFCIVHLKQNVSTLFPKAAGEGLKKKMMNLLANCAYACTPSDFDDCMAEFKDNGQGHVKNFLCDLPKENYAIAHFPGKRWGSMSNALSESFNAMVSNSRCMPLMDLLEDIRVRLMGSMAEKRIFGQNIHTISCPKKENEMKLMLKEGMHWRISRSDADVFEVRTEWNRFVVCLDDRTCSCVQWQHNCFPCSHALQVLQHDNRDVFDYVDDYWKASFYRKTYQFVMHPFLDLEKPNVDTIINGVRPPITKIPSGRPKKTMIKSAGEISGSKKTVTCSRCGCSGHNKVSCKVVIQEG from the exons ATGCTGatggttcttgatgttgttgGGAAATCGATTGTAGAAATATTGGTTATAGACAAATGTGATGGTTCCATAGTTCAACTACCTTCGGAAAGCACATCTTCTTCTTGCCGTACATTAGACTCTATGATTGTTTCTAGTGAAAATGATCATTTAGGAAAGTATGGTTCATACGGTGTGCACAATTATATGTCATGTGAATGGGACAATTACATAGAATCTGAGGGGCAAGTCTTTAGGGGAGGTTGTGTTGATTTCCGAGATAAGTTGAAGAAGTTTTCTGTTGAATGTGGTTTTGATTTGAAGTATTTGAAGAATGATAAGAATCGCATTAGTGCGGAGTGTTCTAGGAAGGAATCTGATGGCTGTCTTTGGCGTGTGTATGCATCCAAGTGTGATATTAATAACTTTTTTGTTATTCGGAAGTTGCATAATCTGCATACATGCAAGGGTATGATtcgaaagaagaaaaacaaagttgttGGCCGACAGTTTGttgcttctctcatcaaagATAAGGTTCAATCAAATCCTCTTATTAAACCGAAGGAGatcatttcaaatttaaaaCAGTTTTATGGATTAGATATCGATTATTCTACTGCCTATTTTGGCAAACAGAGGGCAGTTTTTGAGTTAAATGGTGATGATGTTGATGCTTACAAGTTCTTGCCTTGGTATGTTGAATCTGCTCGTTCAAGCAATCCTGGATCTGTTTTTGAGCTTGAAGTTGTACCGGAGAGCAATAGATTTCTTCGTTTGTTTATTGCTTATGATGCATGGATAAAAGGTTTCATGTTTTGTCGCCCGATGTTATTCATTGATGGTACTTTTATCAAGAGCAAATACAAGGGAACACTTCTGTCTTGCTGTGCAAAAAATGGTAACGATG AGATTTTTGAGGTTGCTTATGCTATTGTTGATTCAGAAACGATAGCAAATTGGAGATGGTTCTTGGCAATATTATCTGGTATATTGAGGCCTCAAGGGAGGGTGATTACATTTATGTCGGATAGACATGATGGTATTTTGAAGAGCATTCGAGAATTCTTTCCCGAGTGCCCACATTCATTTTGTATTGTTCATTTGAAACAGAATGTGAGTACTTTATTTCCAAAGGCTGCTGGTGAAGGactaaagaagaaaatgatgaatcTGTTGGCAAATTGTGCGTACGCATGTACGccatctgattttgatgattgcaTGGCTGAATTCAAGGATAATGGGCAAGGGCATGTGAAGAATTTTTTGTGTGATTTGCCAAAAGAGAACTATGCTATTGCCCATTTTCCTGGTAAGAGATGGGGATCGATGAGCAATGCACTTTCAGAATCTTTTAACGCCATGGTGTCGAATAGTCGTTGTATGCCACTTATGGATCTTCTTGAAGACATTAGAGTTCGGTTGATGGGTAGTATGGCTGAGAAAAGAATATTTGGTCAGAATATTCATACGATTTCgtgtccaaagaaagaaaatgagatgaaGTTGATGTTGAAGGAGGGCATGCATTGGAGGATTAGTCGTTCTGATGCGGATGTTTTTGAAGTTAGGACAGAGTGGAATCGGTTTGTTGTTTGTCTGGATGATAGGACATGTTCTTGTGTGCAATGGCAGCATAATTGTTTCCCATGTTCTCATGCTTTACAGGTGTTGCAACATGATAATCGTGATGTTTTTGATTACGTTGATGATTACTGGAAAGCAAGCTTTTATCGGAAAACATATCAATTTGTCATGCATCCATTTTTAGATTTGGAAAAGCCGAATGTTGATACTATCATAAATGGTGTGAGGCCTCCAATTACAAAGATTCCGTCTGGAAGACCAAAGAAAACTATGATCAAATCTGCTGGGGAAATCAGTGGGAGTAAGAAGACTGTCACTTGTAGTAGGTGTGGTTGTTCGGGACATAACAAGGTTTCATGTAAAGTTGTTATACAAGagggttga
- the LOC126628665 gene encoding protein IQ-DOMAIN 3-like isoform X1, producing MGRKGSWFSALKKALTPDPKEKKDQKTHKSKKRWFGKYKNEDAVSSWAETAFIIPASAPTPAPPPPPPPPPKEDVKLAEAENAQNKHVYSVALATAAAAEAAVAAAQAAAEVVRLTAVPMPRYPGKSMQEVAAIKIQTAFRGHMARRALRALRGLVRLKSLLQGLSVKRQATTTLRCMQTLARVQSEIRARRIRMSEENQAFQRQLQQKQEKELEKIKKDSMGEDWDDSIQSKEQVEAKLQMKQEAAMRRERALAYSFSHQKMNSSKSAHPTFMDPSNPRWGWSWLERWMAARPWESRSTADFNDRASMRSAASRASMPVGEITKAYALRDKPSPRTPTALRSSRPASRQSPSTPFSRAPSSASVTGRTPRGNGWGGDEDSRSTLSIQSERFNRRHSIAGSSVRDDESLASSPSVPSYMTPTKSTKARSRLATPSSNQSEKNGTPSEMGSVTSAKKRLSFSASPAGPRRHSGPPRVDSSSIKGPPVHERKGSR from the exons ATGGGGAGGAAAGGGAGTTGGTTTTCTGCATTGAAGAAAGCCCTCACCCCTGatccaaaggaaaagaaagaccAG AAGACTCACAAGTCAAAGAAGAGATGGTTTGGGAAGTACAAGAATGAGGATGCGGTATCTTCCTGGGCAGAAACCGCATTTATTATCCCTGCCTCCGCCCCCACCCCcgcccctcctcctcctcctcccccgcctcccaaagaagatgtcaaattaGCTGAGGCTGAGAATGCACAGAACAAACATGTTTACTCTGTGGCACTTGCCACTGCCGCGGCTGCAGAGGCAGCTGTGGCTGCTGCTCAGGCTGCCGCGGAGGTTGTTCGCCTCACAGCTGTGCCCATGCCCCGTTACCCTGGAAAGTCGATGCAGGAGGTTGCAGCTATCAAGATTCAGACTGCATTCCGAGGGCACATG GCCAGAAGGGCGTTACGAGCTTTGAGGGGGTTGGTGAGGTTGAAATCATTGCTACAAGGCCTATCTGTTAAACGGCAAGCAACTACAACGTTAAGATGCATGCAGACTCTTGCTCGTGTGCAGTCTGAGATTCGTGCAAGGAGGATTAGAATGTCCGAGGAGAATCAGGCTTTTCAGAGACAGCTCcaacagaaacaagagaaggAGCTTGAGAAAATCAAAAAAGATTCT ATGGGAGAAGATTGGGATGATAGCATTCAATCCAAGGAACAGGTCGAGGCAAAGCTACAAATGAAACAAGAGGCTGCTATGAGACGAGAAAGGGCGTTGGCTTATTCATTCTCTCACCAG AAGATGAACTCTTCGAAATCTGCACACCCGACCTTTATGGATCCCAGCAATCCCCGCTGGGGTTGGAGTTGGTTAGAGAGATGGATGGCTGCAAGGCCGTGGGAGAGCCGAAGTACAGCAGACTTCAATGACCGGGCCTCCATGAGGAGTGCAGCAAGCCGTGCCTCCATGCCAGTGGGGGAAATCACCAAAGCTTATGCTCTTCGCGATAAGCCTTCTCCTAGGACCCCTACTGCCCTAAGATCAAGCAGGCCTGCCAGTCGCCAATCCCCTTCAACTCCTTTCTCCAGGGCACCATCGTCAGCATCAGTAACCGGGAGAACCCCAAGAGGAAATGGCTGGGGTGGAGACGAGGACTCCAGGAGCACACTCAGCATCCAGTCAGAGCGCTTCAATAGGAGGCATAGCATCGCAGGATCCTCTGTCAGAGATGATGAGAGCCTTGCAAGCTCGCCTTCAGTTCCAAGTTACATGACACCCACGAAATCAACAAAGGCCAGGTCGAGGTTGGCAACCCCAAGCTCAAACCAGTCAGAGAAGAACGGGACACCATCAGAGATGGGATCAGTGACGTCTGCAAAGAAGCGGCTGTCATTCTCTGCATCACCGGCTGGACCAAGGAGGCACTCCGGTCCTCCTAGGGTTGATTCTAGCTCCATTAAAGGCCCTCCAGTGCACGAGAGGAAAGGCAGCAGGTAG